A window from Labrus mixtus chromosome 14, fLabMix1.1, whole genome shotgun sequence encodes these proteins:
- the LOC132988132 gene encoding coiled-coil domain-containing 92B-like yields the protein MRNALKSKPLHYHVTQPAASVCTLCGGSAMDAGRLERQVASVDRGIAFLKQEHLAMLTGLQLEITHLKRRCHELSCELDSRFPDRNTEEEEAELAERCEAAERLLEDQQCMMVAARGELRAGRARASALGRSLRDEERCFLEELKRRSHKITLLSRELQRQNVITSSLCHELHTARLKLFQQRQHTQPASEGQEEPSGDVVERGEEDEEDEEDEEDEDDEGESSDWLLSPPPPASPGQPEASHKRRVTLREERVRACIPQERVTSPQRPHPMPDPALFLVPLRYRLLRLRQPLRRQSEDGLEDEWEDIDDSRVHRRVDMGAGEGETAL from the exons ATGAGAAACGCTTTGAAGAGCAAACCGCTTCATTATCACG TCACCCAGCCAGCAGCATCTGTGTGCACCTTGTGTGGGGGTTCAGCCATGGATGCTGGCAGGCTGGAGCGGCAGGTGGCCAGTGTGGACAGAGGCATCGCCTTCTTGAAGCAGGAGCACTTAGCCATGCTGACTGGCTTACAGCTGGAAATCACACACCTGAAGAGGCGCTGCCACG AGCTAAGCTGTGAGCTGGACTCCAGGTTtcctgacagaaacacagaag aggaggaagcagagTTAGCAGAACGCTGTGAGGCTGCAGAGCGTCTCCTGGAGGACCAGCAGTGCATGATGGTTGCTGCGCGTGGGGAGCTGCGGGCTGGCCGGGCGAGAGCGTCAGCTCTCGGAAGGAGCCTCAGGGACGAGGAGCGATGTTTTCTTGAAGAGCTGAAGCGTCGTAGCCACAAGATCACACTGCTGAGTCGTGAGCTACAACGCCAAAATGTCATCACTTCGAGTCTCTGCCACGAGCTCCACACGGCACGTTTAAAACTGTTCCAGCAACGGCAGCATACTCAGCCTGCTTCAGAGGGACAGGAGGAACCAAGCGGAGATGTGgtagaaagaggagaggaagacgaggaggatgaagaagatgaagaggatgaggatgatgaaggGGAGAGCTCGGACTGGCTTCTGTCCCCGCCTCCTCCGGCCTCTCCCGGCCAACCTGAAGCGAGTCACAAGCGCCGTGTCACCCTGAGAGAGGAGCGGGTTAGAGCCTGTATCCCGCAGGAGAGGGTGACATCACCACAGAGGCCACACCCCATGCCTGACCCCGCCCTCTTCCTTGTGCCACTAAGATACCGCCTCCTTCGCTTGCGTCAACCACTCAGACGGCAGAGTGAAGATGGGCTTGAGGATGAGTGGGAGGATATAGATGACAGTAGGGTGCACAGGAGGGTGGACAtgggagcaggagagggagaaactGCTCTGTGA
- the LOC132988134 gene encoding clustered mitochondria protein homolog, with protein sequence MGNLVQCCHMLSYYFKCKDAPVQGEAERSPLLSSEESDCESPSLPDDLEEELLTTSTGVTNPALEPEHFLFPDIILSSNLGGEVTLVEPMVCLLVSEEEEGVRVNEPVDEGKERITSWRNRSYYEVETQTEGETRMDTGVQTQTESQMEVQAQTEIQVGYNETLAREMNTLTSTGTTKDLVVDVWKDCEIPKHVDVLLEAQPDTQMSDERNSEIVTKIPSEKRNKDTTRNDLEEDHICKELSTTFPGKTFQTEENAKLIKEFNMNEEGVFDLQQNTVAAKENADLALREQHSRPVQENVKEKEVHLKFECNSVGMTEQNVTKHPQNDSMKNSINNTEVWENFDPEDCRLDLKQTDNKKTEHIHADINLSDDRTGHTTDHSMLNTDHIQKNLTPPKTEEEDGNAHLPEVLELEQAIQKEEEEEEEGAEGSEVKQTLFSVDRLFLAATHVKAPPCQIEESPEDGPLEKSENDERKQLSIHDKVDLQETGFLVRIQPPGTESFELQISGQMLVAELHQVLMDHEITCHRTCFSLQLGASVLDRQTQLCSIQGIQEGALIKVVEDSYSVRDARLHLRHVRDLLRSLDPADAYNGVNCSSLSYLTFYTRGNKDSESVGNRRTSDKGSVDFKPPEYILPGCKERPLTPLQPVRDDWKPLQCLRVLTMSSWNPPPGNRKMHGDLMYLNVVTMEDKELNITSSTRGFYLNQSTAFNFNPKPATPKILCHSLVELLSQGSPIFRKNFHALQRKRVQQHPYERIAAPFQVFTWTARHGDHSLDCVRAEETHTRRMGQDEHTAGQTRDWNEELQGCRELSRSSIDEFLLRDRCIFKTNCDFVAAATQGAVAVIDGDVMPLNPGEPPHMQMFIWNNLFFSLGFDISDHYLPLGGNTAAHASAICDLRGAQAYTALDIEGLHTLGTAVVDYRGIRVIAQTIVPGILEKNQEQTVVYGSNDYGKTVFTHSRFLDLLDKTCKPLRIQRHQVLDHNDSPVELCSGIETKGIMGNDGRAYILDLLQTFPPDLNFQLSEMKDRREVPKVCQSFGYPQRHHHSLASLRPELIEAFVQHRYELHGEMMSKELTGGDKATEQSEKPLFDLSTGDTESQRRTVISGPVSESSFDIFFNPDVCSPGVRFPPECVEGVQRQRQLLWDAAAFLLTKQIPAVLRDCLDHAAVPMDGATLTAALHQRGVNVRYLGTLMQELDGLEERGRLSHIQRISISEIIIRSAKHVFRTYIQDVEPSAFSAAVCHFLNCLLSSSSCFPDSCSDKLLSRRRSRRQRSHGSRGASLAERAWARLSPSELWVKIKAEAEEYYHYTMNSESIDEVIDKHSLQRISLLREIAIKTGIQVQLREYVFESRHRPVFSEEDVINMFPVVKHLKHTAQEATRLVQHAHGAVQQGLLIEGNELISQALTLFSSVCGVLHEDVCVCLRLLGRISYILGEYADALSHQEKAVMSSERSQGIDHPQTIQDYTHLALYCFAGGRVQTSLQLLYRARYLTLLIIGEDHPHVTLLDTMLGLVLYELMEFELSLKFLQSALISTSKYHGATSLKYVQSHHLLATVYESKGEYRSALQHEKEAYAVLKSQLGEDHESTKESSEYLKILTRQAVILQKAINSIYSNTPSACIQPPKFSTPSLPTILQQLNLACGFIAIPPRAKGISDPQSELKGNADELERSADNNSAL encoded by the exons ATGGGAAACTTAGTCCAGTGCTGTCATATGCTGTCATACTACTTTAAGTGTAAGGATGCACCTGTCCAAGGAGAGGCTGAAAGATCCCCTCTGTTATCCAGCGAGGAGAGTGACTGTGAGTCACCAAGTCTGCCAGACGACTTGGAGGAAGAACTGTTAACCACCTCAACCGGAGTGACAAACCCCGCCCTCgaaccagagcacttcctgtttccagATATTATCCTGAGCAGTAACTTGGGAGGGGAAGTGACGTTGGTGGAGCCGATGGTGTGTCTGCTGGTGTccgaggaggaagaaggagtgAGAGTGAATGAGCCGGTAGatgaagggaaagagaggaTTACCAGTTGGAGAAACAGGAGTTATTATGAGgttgaaacacagactgagggTGAGACACGGATGGACACGGGGGTGCAGACTCAGACAGAGTCACAGATGGAGGTCCAAgcacaaacagaaatacaagtGGGTTATAATGAGACTTTGGCAAGAGAAATGAATACACTAACTAGCACTGGCACTACAAAAGACCTGGTTGTGGATGTTTGGAAAGACTGTGAAATACCAAAGCATGTAGATGTACTCTTGGAAGCACAACCAGACACCCAAATGTCAGATGAGAGGAACTCAGAAATTGTTACCAAAATACcttcagagaaaagaaacaaggaCACCACACGGAATGATTTGGAGGAGGATCACATCTGCAAGGAACTGAGCACAACTTTTCCTGGCAAAACCtttcaaacagaagaaaatgcaAAGCTTATAAAGGAGTTTAACATGAATGAAGAgggtgtgtttgatttgcaaCAAAATACTGTCGCTGCAAAGGAAAATGCAGACTTGGCCTTGAGGGAGCAACATAGTCGGCCTGTACAGGAGAATGTAAAGGAAAAAGAAGTTCATTTAAAATTTGAGTGCAACTCAGTGGGGATGACTGAGCAGAATGTAACCAAGCATCCACAGAATGACAGCATGAAAAACAGCATCAACAACACTGAAGTTTGGGAGAACTTTGACCCTGAGGACTGTCGTTTAGAcctgaaacaaacagataataaaaagaCGGAACATATCCACGCAGACATTAATCTGTCCGATGACCGCACAGGTCATACAACAGACCACTCTATGTTAAATACCGATCACATTCAGAAAAACTTGACGCCACCAAAGACGGAAGAGGAGGACGGCAACGCTCATTTGCCGGAGGTTTTGGAGCTGGAGCAGGCCAtacaaaaggaggaggaggaggaggaggagggggcagagGGGTCTGAGGTGAAGCAAACCCTGTTTTCTGTTGACAGGCTGTTTCTGGCTGCAACACATGTCAAAG CTCCTCCATGTCAAATTGAAGAAAGCCCTGAGGATGGTCCCCTGGAGAAgtctgaaaatgatgaaagaaaacaactcaGCATCCATGACAAAGTTGATCTCCAGGAGACGGGCTTTCTTGTCAGAATCCAACCTCCTGGAACTGAAAGTTTTGAGCTTCAG ATTTCAGGTCAGATGTTGGTGGCAGAGCTTCACCAGGTGCTGATGGATCATGAGATCACCTGCCACCGAACATGCTTCTCCCTCCAGCTGGGAGCCAGCGTGCTcgacagacaaacacagctaTGCTCTATCCAGGGCATCCAGGAGGGGGCGCTCATCAAAGTGGTGGAGG ACTCTTACTCGGTGCGTGATGCCCGTCTCCATCTCAGACACGTCCGTGATCTTTTAAGGAGCCTTGACCCTGCAGATGCGTACAACGGAGTGAACTGCAGCTCACTATCTTATCTGACCTTTTACACCAGAGGAAACAAGG ATAGTGAAAGTGTGGGGAACAGGAGAACTTCTGACAAAGGGTCTGTTGACTTCAAGCCACCTGAATACATCCTGCCTGGCTGTAAGGAGCGACCTCTGACTCCTTTGCAGCCAGTCAGAGACGACTGGAAG CCACTACAGTGTCTGCGGGTCCTGACCATGAGCAGCTGGAACCCTCCTCCAGGAAACAGGAAGATGCATGGGGACTTAATGTACCTCAATGTCGTGACTATGGAAGACAAAGAACTCAATATCACATCATCTACACGCGGCTTCTACCTCAACCA GTCAACTGCCTTCAACTTCAACCCTAAACCTGCGACTCCAAAAATCCTTTGCCACTCTCTAGTTGAGCTGCTGAGTCAAGGGAGCCCTATTTTCAGGAAGAACTTCCATGCCCTGCAGAGGAAGAG AGTCCAGCAACACCCTTATGAGCGGATAGCCGCGCCTTTCCAGGTGTTCACCTGGACCGCCCGTCATGGAGACCACTCCCTCGACTGTgtcagagcagaggagacacacacGAGACGCATGGGCCAGGACGAGCACACAGCTGGGCAG ACTCGAGACTGGAATGAAGAGCTGCAAGGATGCAGGGAGCTCAGCAGGAGCTCCATTGACGAGTTCCTGCTCAGAGATAGATGTATTTTCAAG ACCAACTGTGACTTTGTTGCCGCTGCAACACAAGGAGCTGTAGCTGTTATCGACGGTGACGTCATGCCGTTGAACCCAGGGGAGCCGCCTCACATGCAGATGTTCATCTGGAACAACCTTTTCTTCAGCCTGGGGTTTGACATATCGGACCACTACCTTCCACTAGGGGGCAACACGGCTGCTCATGCTTCTGCTATTTGTGACCTGAGAGGAGCACAG GCATACACAGCTTTGGACATAGAGGGGCTTCACACACTTGGCACAGCTGTTGTGGATTATCGTGGCATCCGAGTTATCGCTCAGACGATTGTCCCTGGGATACTGGAGAAAAATCAGGAGCAGACTGTCGTCTATGGCTCTAATGACTATggcaaaacagtttttacacaCTCAAG GTTCCTGGATCTCCTGGACAAAACCTGTAAACCTCTAAGAATCCAGCGTCACCAGGTGCTCGACCACAACGACAGCCCTGTGGAGCTTTGCTCGGGCATCGAGACCAAAGGCATCATGGGTAATGATGGAAGAGCCTACATCTTGGACCTTCTCCAGACCTTCCCCCCTGACCTCAACTTCCAGCTCTCAGAGATGAAGGACAGGAGGGAGGTGCCAAAGGTTTGTCAGAGCTTCGGTTACCCGCAGCGACACCACCACAGCCTGGCCAGCCTGAGACCAGAGCTGATAGAGGCTTTCGTCCAGCACCG GTATGAACTTCATGGTGAAATGATGTCTAAGGAACTGACAGGAGGGGACAAAGCCACAGAGCAGAGTGAGAAGCCGCTTTTTGACCTGAGCACTGGAGATACAG AATCTCAGAGAAGAACTGTGATTTCTGGACCAGTAAGTGAGTCTTCCTTTGACATCTTCTTCAATCCTGATGTTTGCTCTCCAG gGGTTCGTTTCCCCCCTGAGTGTGTTGAGGGGGTTCAGAGGCAGAGACAGCTGTTGTGGGACGCAGCTGCTTTTCTGCTGACTAAACAGATTCCAGCTGTT CTGAGGGACTGTCTCGACCACGCAGCTGTGCCGATGGATGGTGCAACCCTGACGGCAGCACTACACCAGCGGGGTGTAAATGTGCGATACCTGGGCACCCTAATGCAGGAGCTGGATGGgttggaggagagagggagacttagCCACATACAG AGAATTTCTATCAGCGAGATCATCATCAGAAGTGCAAAACATGTCTTCAGGACCTATATACAG GATGTTGAGCCTTCagctttttctgcagctgtctgtcacttCCTAAACTGCCTCCTAAGTTCCTCATCCTGCTTCCCTGACTCCTGCTCAGACAAGCTCCTCTCTCGTCGCAGGAGCCGGCGTCAACGGAGCCATGGCAGCAGAGGTGCCTCACTGGCAGAAAGGGCGTGGGCTAGACTGAGTCCAAGTGAGCTTTGGGTCAAGATCAAGGCTGAGGCTGAAGAGTATTACCACTACACAATGAatag TGAAAGTATAGATGAAGTAATAGACAAGCACAGCCTGCAGAGGATCTCCCTACTGAGAGAGATTGCCATCAAGACCGGGATCCAG GTACAGCTGAGAGAGTATGTATTTGAGTCTCGTCACAGGCCAGTGTTCAGCGAGGAAGACGTTATCAACATGTTCCCTGTGGTCAAACACCTCAAACATACAGCACAGGAGGCCACACGGCTTGTGCAACATGCACATGGGGCAGTGCAGCAAG GGCTCCTCATAGAGGGCAACGAGTTGATAAGTCAGGCCCTGACTCTGTTCAGCAGCGTCTGTGGGGTCCTGCATGaggatgtgtgcgtgtgtctgcgTCTCCTGGGGCGAATCAGCTATATCTTGGGGGAGTATGCAGAT GCCCTCAGTCACCAGGAAAAGGCTGTAATGAGCAGTGAGAGATCACAAGGTATAGACCATCCACAGACAATACAGGACTAT ACTCACCTGGCCCTGTACTGCTTTGCTGGAGGTCGAGTCCAGACCTCCCTGCAGCTACTTTATCGTGCACGATACCTCACCCTGCTTATCATCGGAGAAGACCATCCACATGTCACACTGCTGGAT ACTATGCTCGGTCTAGTTCTTTATGAACTGATGGAGTTTGAGCTGTCCCTGAAGTTTCTCCAGAGTGCCttgatttcgacttcaaaataCCATGGTGCCACATCGCTGAAATATGTACAAAG TCACCACCTGCTCGCCACTGTGTATGAAAGTAAAGGAGAGTATCGGTCGGCTCTGCAACATGAGAAAGAAGCCTATGCAGTGCTTAAGAGCCAG CTTGGGGAGGACCATGAAAGTACGAAGGAAAGCTCAGAGTACCTAAAGATTCTCACTCGTCAGGCTGTGATTCTTCAGAAAGCTATCAACAGTATCTACAGCAATACACCCAGTGCCTGTATTCAACCTCCAAAG TTTTCCACCCCAAGCCTTCCCACAATCCTTCAGCAGCTCAACCTGGCATGTGGATTCATAGCTATTCCCCCCAG agcaaaAGGAATATCCGACCCGCAGAGTGAGTTGAAAGGAAATGCTGACGAGCTGGAAAGATCCGCAGACAATAACTCTGCTCTATGA